Genomic segment of bacterium:
GCTCCGGTGTCCGGTACATCTGCTGCAACAGATCCCGCATCCATCGGCAGCGATCTTTCATCGACCGGGAGTGACGGGTCAGGCTCTGTTGATGTGTCCGGCTCAGGTGTTGTTGACTGCGCTGCTGCTTCTTCCTGTAGCTGCCGAACATAGGCAATGATTTGCCAGCGTTCGTCGGCAGTCACCTGGTAGCTGTGCGGTGGCATGTTCTTGAAGCCATAGGTGATGACATGGAAGATCTCACCCTCTTTGAGCAGGAGAATCTCCGGGTCGATCAGTGACTTCGGGGCGGGGTATCCGCGCTGGACGATGGTGCCGTCAGCCTGTCCCCCGAGTCCATGACAGGCGGCGCAGTATCGCCCAAAGAGGACCTGTCCGGACGCCCGCACCTGGGCGTCCTGCAGACTGATGGGACTGATCAGCTCCAGCCCAGCCCGGGTCCTTTCGTCCAGGGTCGTACCGTAGTCGAGTGGCAGGACCCCATATTCGACAGTCCCCTCAGGCGGCGACTGCATGCCAGGAGATCCAGGCTTCAGTGGATGCTCAGCAAAGGCATCCAACGGTACCGAGTGCGCCATGTTGGGCAGGATGGTGTCCACGTTGGGCTCGGCTGGGTTCCGCGGCATCGCCCAGGTCGCCCAGAGCGTACCGATGGTCGCGACCGCCAGCAGGGCGTTGAGTGTTGGCACGTTCATGCGTCCTCTCCTTCCCGAAACTCCTGATCGATGGCGACCGGCTGGCAGCCATCGAGGAGTGGCCGCAGTTCCGCTTCATTGCGGACCGTCGCCGTAGCCTTTACGAGCACCACAAATCGATCGCTCGTGGCTCCTTCGTAGTGCCGTCGCGCCCGATTGCCGAATCCGAGTCCGCAGAGACAGAACAGGGTGATGACACTGCCGTAGCCAGCCCACAGGACCATCATCTCGAAGATGGCGGGGAAGAAGGCGGGCAGACTGTCAAAGGGCTTGCCGCCGATGTTGAGGGGCCAGTCGGTGGCCGAGGCCCAGGTCTGAAGCCACCAGATGGCGAAGGCACCACTGGCACCGAAGAGGAAAGTGGCCAGCGGGAGTCGTGACGGCGGCAGCGCGAGGGCATCGCTGAGTCCATGGACTGCATAGGGCGTGTGGACATCGAGGAGCTCCAGTCCGGCAGCCCGGAGTCGGTGGACTCCCGTGAGGAGTCGCTGTTCGTCATCGAAGCTGACGATCAGCACATGGTCGGCAACTCTAGCTCTCATGGTGGACCTCCTCCTGACCGGCGTGGTGCCGTCCATAGGCCAGCACGCCCTTCACTTCTCCGATGCTGATCACCGGCAGGAAGCGGATAAAGAGCAGGAACATCGTGAAAAAGAGCCCGAAGCTTCCAGCGAAGGTCGCCCACTCCACCAGAGTTGGGGCGTACGAAGACCAGCTGGAGGGAAGGAAGTCATGCTGCAGCGAACTGACGATGATGACGAACCGCTCGAACCACATCCCGACATTGATCAGGACACAGATCGCAAAGATCATGCCCAGATTTTTCCTGACTGCCGGGAACCAGAAGAGTTGTGGCACCAGGACATTGCAGACCACCATGATCCAGTAGCCCCAGGCGAGGCTGCCGGTGGCGCGGTCCATGAAGATGAACTGTTCATACTGACTCGGGCTGTAGAGCGCTGTAAAGAACTCCGTGCCATATGCCAGACCCACCATCAGGCTGACGGCCAGGATGACTTTAGTCATCGGCTCGAAGTGACGCAGCGTCAGATAGTCCCTGAGATTGAGCACACTTCGCAGCACGATCATCAGCAACAGGACCATGGCCATGCCGGAGAGAATCGCACCAGCCACGAAGTATGGCGGAAAGATGGTGGTGTGCCAGCCAGGGACGATGCCCGCGGCAAAGTCGAGGCTCACGATGGTATGGACAGACAGCACCAGAGGTGTCGCCAGTCCGGCCAGGAGCATGTAGACCATTTCGTAGCGGTGCCATGTCCGGTGGGAACCATCCCAGCCGCAGCTGAAAAAGGTCAGAACATTTTTGCGGAGTCCAGGCTTCGCCCGGTCCCGCAGTGTGGCGAGGTCTGGAATCAGCCCGACATACCAGAAGAGGAGGCTGATCAGGAAATAGGTCGAGATGGCGAAGAAGTCCCACATCAGGGGTGAGCGGAAATTGACCCAGAGGGACCCCCGCTCATTGGGATACGGGAGCATCCAGAAGAAGCGCCAGGGACGTCCCATGTGGATGAGTGGAAAGATGCCGGCGCACATGACGGCGAAAATGGTCATGGCTTCTGCGGCCCGGGCAACCGAGGTGCGCCAGCGCTGACGGAACAGGAAGAGGATGGCGCTGATGAGGGTGCCGGCGTGGCCGATACCGACCCAGAAGACGAAGTTCGTGATGTCGAAGGCCCAGCCGATGGTCTTGTTCAGCCCCCACGTGCCAATGCCTGTCGCAATCTGATAGCTGACCGCTACGATTCCCAGGCAGAGCAGCGATACGGCGGGCAGGAACGCCAGCCACCAACCAAAAGTTGAGGGCCTTTCGATGATGCCTGCGATGTCGCTGGTGACTTCGGCCAGCGACCGGGGCTGCTCCAGGAGCGGTACACGCAGCGCAGATTCGTGGCTACCCATGCGTCCCTCCGTGATCGTTGAGGGGATTGCGAACAATGGCCTGATAGCCCACCGCTGGCTTCACATTCAGTTCACCCAGCACCAGATGGGTTCGCTGACTCGCCATGGCAAGCGAAACTGAGCTGTTGGGGTCCACCGTGTTGCCGAAGGAGATGGCCTTCGCCGGGCAGGACTGCATACAGGCCGGCTCGATCGCGCCATCGGGGATCGGAACCCCCTGAGCCTTGGCAGCGATGCGGGCCTCGATGATCCGCTGCGCGCAGAACGTGCACTTTTCCATCACGCCACGGGTCCGGACAGCCACGTCCGGATTGAGCACGAGGTTTTCTATGGGGTCCTGATGCGGATAGTCGAACCAGTTAAACCGGCGGACTTTGTAAGGGCAGTTGTTGGCGCAGTACCGGGTGCCGACGCAGCGGTTGTAGACCTGCTGATTCAGGCCATCCTCGCTATGGACAGTGGCCAGGACCGGACAGACGGTCTCGCAGGGGGCGTTATCACACTGCTGGCAGAGCATAGGCTGATGCGCCACCAGGGTGGCATCGCTGTCTTCCCGATAGTACCGGTCGATGCGTAGCCAGTGCATTTCCCGTCCGCGGATGACTTCATCCTTCCCGACCACCGGGATGTTGTTCTCTGCCTGGCAGGCGATGACGCACCCTGCGCATCCGGTGCAGGCGTTGAGATCGATGACCATCCCCCACTTTTCCTTCTCGTAAACATGGTCGGCGGGCCACATGTCACCCGAAGGGTGGTGATGTTCTTCCTGGTGATGAATCCAGGCTGTCAGCCCTGCGAGAGTGGTGTCATGCACATGGGGTCGCTTCACAGAGCCCGGAGGAAGCAGTGCCCGGGGAGTCTCCAGGGTGTGATGCTGCTGCGTGGTGGCCAGCGGACGATGGGTGCCGGTTGCCGCCAGCTGCACGCCCTTTTGATGCAAAGTTCGAAGGTCACTTACGGGGAGCAGCGGCTCGACTGTCACGCCGACTTTCCCCTGTTGCCAGCTGCGTCGCTCCAGCCAGACCGGCCCGACATCGGCGAAGCGCTCCGTCCCCGCCCGGCCATAACCCAACGCGACCGCGACCACATTGGGATGCTGTCCCGGCTGGATGTAGGCAGGGAGCTCGACTGCGCGATCGCCGACACTCAGGCGCACGAGGTCGCCCTGGCTGACGCCCAGACTCCTGGCCCGGGAGGGATCCAGCAGGACTGCGTTCTCCCAGGTCATCTTGGTAATCGGGTCTGGCAACTCATGCAACCAGGGATTCAGCGCGTGTTCGCCAGTACCCATCGCGATGCTGGGGTAGCACTCCAGCACAATGGCGTTGAGATCGCCAGACTCCAGGTTGCCGGTCATCCCCGACCGCGATGGCGCTGCGTTGGCTAACTCGATAGCTACGGGAGCTACTGTGGCAAATCCGCGGGAGAGCGCGGCATTCCAGAACTGTCGCGGCTGCTGATGTTCCTGTTGCCGCGCAAACAGGGTGGTCTGCCAATAGTGCTCTACCAGCGCTCGTTCAGCAGCGGGTGTTCCCTGCCACGCTGCGAACGAGACCAGCGCATTGCGTGTGTTGTGCAGGGGATTAATCGTCGGCTGCTGGATCGCCACGAGTCCCGCCTGGACTTCCGCATCGCTCCAGGCTTCCAGCGGATGATGGTCGGGCGCGATCAGGCGACAAACACTGGCCGATTCATCAGCATGCGCGGCCGTGCTGACACTCCAGGGCAAAGCCTTAATCAGCGCGGCCCACTCGTGACCATCAGGCAGGTGATAGACGGGATTGCTCCCGACCAGGAAGAGGGCTCCCACCCGCTTTGCAGTGAGGTCGGCTTTGAGCTGTGCCAGCGCATGGTCGTTCCCTTGCCATGCGAGCATCGGATGCGCGACATCCAGCGTGTGCCCGTAGTTGTCCAGCAGCTGATTAATACTGTTGATCGCCAGTTGGGCCGCTGGGTCGTTGAGCCCGCAGATGACAAGCGAGTGTCGCTTGGCATGGAGGAGGGCATCCGCCAGGCTCGCGAGATCCGCATCCATGCGATGGGGATCCCGGGGAAGTCCCGCGACAGCCTGTCCTGTCTTCTGCGCCAGATGCCAGGCGAGTCGACCGATGGCGTGTGGTATCTCGCCGGGGTGCATGACCCACCGTGTATCGGCCTTACTCCCGGTGAGCGACATCCGGCTTTCGCACATGACGACACGGGAGGACGTGGGATGCTCGCCATCCGGAGTGCGGCGCGTCTTCCAGCCAGCAGTGAACGCCACTGGTGCAATCCAGGTCCCCAGGAAATCTGCCCCAAAGCTGACCACCAGATCCGCATTCTCAAAGCGATACCAGGGAAGTTGTCGGGCACCATGCGTCTGCTGATGGGCGTCGCGAATAGCCGTGACTGAAACAGGATCGTATTCAACGAGTGCGGCGTCGGGGAAATTCGCAAGGAAGCTCTGAATCTGTGCTCGCAGAGTCGGGCTGGTGAGTCCAGATGCCAGCACCCGGACCCCCTGTCCATTGCTGGCAGCCTGTTGCAGTCCGGGAAGCAAGGCAGCATCGGCAGCCGTCCAGGTGGTCGGTTTGCCATCGAGCATCGGACCAGTCAATCGCCGGCTGTCATAGAGTTCCAGCAGGTAGGCCTGTCCCACAGCGCACAGTCCGCCCCGTGACAGGGGATGTCCGGGGAGTCCTTCGAGCTTGATGGGTCGGCCATCGCGGACCTTCGCGAGGACTCCACAGCCAGCGGGACATCCACCGCAGACTGTCGCGTACCACTGCGCCTTCCCGGGAATCTGACCTTCAATGCCCTGTGTAAGCGGTATGGCGCGTCGCACAGGAGCCGGAGCGCAGCCACTCAATAGCGCAGTCCCGGCCATCCCGGCTCCAGCGACCGTGAAGCCTGTCGCCCGCAGGAAACTGCGTCGACTGACTACCCAGGCGCTGTCGGGCCCGGCTTCCTCTGATGACAGGGGATACTGGGGCTGCGGCTCCGGTTCGTTCCCGTCCAGGGATCCTGTGTATGGCTGCCAGAACTCTTTGCTTTGTGATTCCACCGCAGGCCTCCTTCCTAGAGATGACAGGTCGTGCATGAGGTCGAGGCGTGGATGGGCCGTGCAGGAGTGCTCTTCGCGTTTTCCATCCGGTGACAGTTCACGCACCAGCCCATCGAAAGCGTTGATTCCTGTCGAACACGTTCCATGGTCTCCACCGGACCATGACAGGTCTGGCAGGCCACACCCTTGTTGACGTGCGCAGAGTGGTTGAAATAGACGAAGTCCGGCAGGTTGTGAACCTTGATCCATTCGATCGCTTTGGGATCGACCCCGGGAATGGGCTTCCGGTCCTGATCCAGTCCCATGGCGTCGTAGAGCTTCTGGATTTCCGGCGACACGATCATCTTCGGCTCGCGCTTTTCCTCAGTCGCCAGGGCCTCCTCCGCCCGAATCGCGCCCAGGGGAGCAGTCACGAACTTGTGGCAGTTCATGCAGGTGGAAGTGGGTGGCACGGAGGCGTGACGGCTTTTATCGGCTGCGGTGTGGCAGTAGCGGCAGTCCATCCCCAGCTCGCCGGCGTGCAGCCGGTGCGAAAAGCGGATCGGCTGTTCCGGGGCATAGCCCTGCTGATTTCCCGGAGGACGGATTTGCCCAGCAGCAGCAGTGAGCAGCGCGATGCTGACACTGAGCGCCATGAGCAGCACGATGGTGAACATACGGGGGGTCATGAGCCGCTCCTTTCAGCGCGTGTCAGGCGACGTTGCGAATACTCCGACGATTCCAGTACCAGCGAACTACCTGCGGCTTGCGCCAGAGATAGTGATTCGGCATCACCAGGACATGGACAAGTCGGGTGAAGGGAAAGACCAGCACGATGAGGAAAGCGTTAACAATGTGCAGCTTGACGAGCCAGGGCATACCGGCGACCAGTCCAAGGTCAGGCTGGAAAAATGCCAGACTCCAGAGGTACGGCACGGCGGTGCTGGCATACCAGCTCGAACCCCAGGGATGGAAGACCGCGACAGCGATACCGCTCGCAATCTGGACAAACAGGAGACCGCTCACGAGCCAGTCAGTCGGCAGGGTGGTCGGTCGCAGGCGGGGCGAGGTCAACCGCCTGGACACAGTCCCAATGAGCCCGATCAGCGCCATGATGCCGAGGATGAGTCCGGTGACTTCCATGACATAGAGCCGCAGGGGCACGGAGTTCCAGAGGAGCACCTGCCGCGGAATGAAGAGTCCCAGGAAATGGGCCAGCAGCACACCGAGCAGACCGTAGTGGAACGGCACCAGCGCATAGAAGTGCTGCTTGTTCTCAAGGAACTGACTCGACAGACTCGAGTAGCTGAAGGGGGCGTCCCGGTAGCGCTCGATCGTCACAACGATGAAGACGAAGAGCGCAACGTATGGGAGAGCGCCGAAGAGGAAGAGATCCTGGCCGCTGGTCATTTGGGGCTCCTTTCAGACTCACACACCGACAGGCTGGGGAGGGCGTTACGGTCCACGATGCGGAGGCGGCCCCTGGAAGCCGAATCCCACGCTCTGCTTGACCGCTAATGGGTCTTCGAGCATGGCCAACGCCTCCTCGCGGTGCGCCGGCGGGATCACAAAACGTTCTTCGAAGGTGCAAATGGCAGTGAGGCGGTAGATGGCCTGTGCCTCCTCAGGGGTGCAATCCGCCTGCCGCAGCATCTCTTCTGCTTCGGCCATGGGGACATCACCGACCGTGACAGCGCGTCGATACCAACGGACGGCTTTCTGCTTTTTGAGCGCATAGCGCACTTTGTTTTCATGTCCGGCCCCAAAGAGCTTCGCGAGGAACTGCATTGGGACCCGGCTGTTTTCGATGTCGTGGAAGAAGCCCTGGTCTTCATGGGCAACCCCGGTCTCTGACTGGGCTGCCATCACAGGCGACATGGGGGGCACATAGAAGAGCATCGGCAGCGTGCGGTACTCGATATGCGGGGGCAGGGCGATCTTCCAGACCTTCACGAACTTGTAGATCGGACTGTCCTGAGCCGCCTGGATCACGCTGTCATGGACACCGTTCTTGCGGGCCTCGGCGATCACTTCCGGATCAAAGGGATCCAGGATCAGCGAGCGCTGCCCTTCCACGAGCTGGTCATCAGGAAGTTTCGCGACCTCTTCGAGTCGGCTGGCGTCATACAGCAGCACGCCGAGGTACCGGATCCGTCCCACACAGGAGTGGAAGCAGGCAGGTGCCTGTCCGGTCTCCAGCCGGGGATAGCAGAGGATGCACTTCTCGGCCTTGCCCGTGTTCCAGTTGAAAAAGGTCTTCTTGTAGGGGCAGGCAGCGACACAGGATCGCCAGGCGCGGCAGATCTGCTGGTCGACCAGGACGATGCCATCCTCACCACGCTTGTAGAGCGCTCCTGACGGGCAGGAAGCAACACAGGCGGGATTCAGACAGTGATTGCAGATGCGTGGGAAGTAGAAGAAGACGAGTCGCTCGATGGCGAACATCTGTGCCTTCAGATCCTCGGACACATCGTCGAAGTTGGAGTCGTTCTCGGCGTAGACCGGCGACCCGCCCAGATCATCGTCCCAGTTCGGACCGGCTTCGATTTCCATCGGCTCTCCGGTGACCATCGACAGCGGACGCGCGGTGGGCTGATCGGAGCCTTCTGGGGCATTGAAGAGGTGCTGGTAGTCGTAGGTCCAGGGCTCGTAGTAGTCGTCCATGCTCGGCATATGGGGATGGTGGAAGATGTTCGCCACCACATGCCTGCGGCTGGTCGACCGGAGTTCGAGCTTCTGCCCATCGGTTTTCCAGCCGCCCTGGTATTTGTTCTGGTCTTCCCAGGCCGTGGGGTACCCGGTCCCCGGTTTGGTTTCCACGTTGTTCCACCACATGTACTCCGTCCCTTTACGGTCGGTCCACACGTTTTTGCAGGCGATGGAACAGGTGTGACACCCGATGCACTTATCGAGGTGGAACACCATGGAGGTTTGGGCGCGGACATCCATAACTGGCTCTCCTTCAGGTGAGGTCAAACCTGCGGCTAGTACTGCAGTTCCGGGAGCTTGCGGACCAGGATTTGCGTATCCCGGTTGCAGCCGATGGGACCCCAGTAGTTGAAGTGATAGGTGAACTGTCCGTACCCACCGGCCATCAGATTGGGCTTCAGCCGGACGCGGGTCAGAGAGTTGTGACCGCCGGCGCGACGCTTCCCGCGGATCGGTGACTTCGGCACGCCGTAGGTGCGTTCCGGGGAGTGGTACTGGATGCAGATGCCTCTGGGGATGCGGGCGCTGACAGCAGCCCGCGTGCAGACCACGCCGTGATCGTTGAAGACCTCGACCCAGTCGTTGTCGACGATGCCTAGCTCAACGGCATCCTTGTCGTTCATCCAGAGGGGCTCGCAACCACGGGAAAGGGTGGTCATCCGCTGGTTGTCACCGTAGGTGGAGTGGATGTGCCATTTCCCGTGCGGTGTCAGGAAGTTGAGCATCATCGAGTTCGCAACTTCGCCGGTCTCGACCAGGTCCGCATACTGCGTCGGGAGTGGTCGAGGCTTGTATGTGGGGATGTGCTCGCCGTGCTCCAGATACATCGGGTGATCAAGGTAGAAGTGCTGCCGACCCGTGAGCGTCCGCCAGGGGACCATCGCATCGACGTTGTACGTAAAGGGGGAGTACGCCCGGCCATCGGCCAGCAGGCCAGACCACATCGGGCTGTTCACGAACCGTCGGGGCTGCGACTGGAGGTCGCGGTACGACGTCCGGACCCCCCGATCCTTCGAAGCCAGCTCGCGCAAGGGGAGTCCGGTCTTCTTCTCCATGTTGAGGTAGGAGCGATAGGCCATCTCACCGTTGGTCACCGTGGCGAACCGGAGGATGACATCGCAGACCTGCTCATCCCTCGCCAGGGAGAGGTAGGTGTTTCCGCCCCAGGAGATCGTGGGCAATTCGGAGAGGGCGTCTTCGTACTCGCCCTCGATGGTGTAGCTGGTGCCGTGCGCTCCCAGGCCACTCTGCCGCGGCAGAGGACCAAAGGAGCAGAACTGCTGGTGAATGAGCCGGTAGTCGCGGGTCAGGACCCGGAAGGCCGGCATGGTCTTCCCCGGGATGGCTTCGCATTCACCGGCACGCCAGTCGAGCATCTGAGGCTGCGCAATCTCCGCAGCGCTGTCGTGAGCCAGGGGAGCCATGACGAGATCCTGTACAGGCTCCGGGAAGTGCTTTTGGGCGAGCTGCGAGAACTTCTCGGCGATCGCCCGGAAAGTCTGCCAGTCACTCTTCGCTTCCCAGCAGGGCGGAACCGCAGCTGAGAGAGGATGAATGAAGCTGTGCATATCCGTGGAGTTCAGGTCAGCCTTTTCGTACCAGGTGGCTGCCGGCAGAACGATGTCGGAGTAAAGCGCCGAGGTGTCCATCCGGAAGTTGACATCCACCACCAGGTCGAGCTTGCCGACCGGAGCGTGTGCGTGCCAGTTAACTTCCCGGACTGAATCCTCTGCCCGGTCCTTCGCGATGGTGTTGGTGTGAGTTCCCAGGTAGTGCTTCAGGAAGTACTCATGCCCCTTCGCACTGGCCATCAGGGCGTTGCCGCGCCAGATGAAGAAGATGCGAGGCCAGGCGTTCTCGGCATCGGGATCATCGATGGCAAACTTCAGTTCCCCGCTCTTCAGACGCTGCACGGTATGAGCTACGACTTCTTCATCCGTCGAAGCACCGTTCGCCCTGGCTTCGGCCACCACAGTCATGGGGCTTCGGTCGAACTGCGGATAGAACGGCAGCCATCCGGAGCGGACCGCCCGCGCCTGCAGATCGATCGTGTGGAGATGCACCGTGGTGCGATCGTCCTGCCGCTGCGGCACCGTGTGATAGTCGGTCGATTTGGACTCGTAGCGCCACTGATCGGTGTTGACGTAATGCCAGCTCGGCGCGTTCTGCAGTCTGGCGGCGGGGAACCAGTCGCGGGCAAAGGCGATGGCGGACCAGGGCTCCTGCGGAGCAAGCTTTTCCTGCCCGACGTAGTGCGCCAGTCCGCCGCCATTGACACCCACGCAGCCACAGAACATCAGCGCATGAATGCCGGCGCGATACATCAGGTTGGCGTGGTACCAGTGGTTGATCCCCGCACCGATGATGATCGTGCACTTGCCGTTGGTCGCCTCAGCCGTCTGTGCCCACTCCCGGGCGAACTTGATCAGCAGGGACCGGTGCATCCCGGTGTACTTCTCGGCCCAGGCGGGGGTGTAGGGCCGGTCGGCATCGTCATAGTCCGCCGGATAGTCACCAGGCAGGCCCC
This window contains:
- the narI gene encoding Respiratory nitrate reductase 1 gamma chain yields the protein MTSGQDLFLFGALPYVALFVFIVVTIERYRDAPFSYSSLSSQFLENKQHFYALVPFHYGLLGVLLAHFLGLFIPRQVLLWNSVPLRLYVMEVTGLILGIMALIGLIGTVSRRLTSPRLRPTTLPTDWLVSGLLFVQIASGIAVAVFHPWGSSWYASTAVPYLWSLAFFQPDLGLVAGMPWLVKLHIVNAFLIVLVFPFTRLVHVLVMPNHYLWRKPQVVRWYWNRRSIRNVA
- the narH gene encoding Respiratory nitrate reductase 1 beta chain produces the protein MDVRAQTSMVFHLDKCIGCHTCSIACKNVWTDRKGTEYMWWNNVETKPGTGYPTAWEDQNKYQGGWKTDGQKLELRSTSRRHVVANIFHHPHMPSMDDYYEPWTYDYQHLFNAPEGSDQPTARPLSMVTGEPMEIEAGPNWDDDLGGSPVYAENDSNFDDVSEDLKAQMFAIERLVFFYFPRICNHCLNPACVASCPSGALYKRGEDGIVLVDQQICRAWRSCVAACPYKKTFFNWNTGKAEKCILCYPRLETGQAPACFHSCVGRIRYLGVLLYDASRLEEVAKLPDDQLVEGQRSLILDPFDPEVIAEARKNGVHDSVIQAAQDSPIYKFVKVWKIALPPHIEYRTLPMLFYVPPMSPVMAAQSETGVAHEDQGFFHDIENSRVPMQFLAKLFGAGHENKVRYALKKQKAVRWYRRAVTVGDVPMAEAEEMLRQADCTPEEAQAIYRLTAICTFEERFVIPPAHREEALAMLEDPLAVKQSVGFGFQGPPPHRGP
- the qrcA gene encoding Menaquinone reductase, multiheme cytochrome c subunit; protein product: MTPRMFTIVLLMALSVSIALLTAAAGQIRPPGNQQGYAPEQPIRFSHRLHAGELGMDCRYCHTAADKSRHASVPPTSTCMNCHKFVTAPLGAIRAEEALATEEKREPKMIVSPEIQKLYDAMGLDQDRKPIPGVDPKAIEWIKVHNLPDFVYFNHSAHVNKGVACQTCHGPVETMERVRQESTLSMGWCVNCHRMENAKSTPARPIHASTSCTTCHL
- the narG gene encoding Respiratory nitrate reductase 1 alpha chain, translating into MIAKNIADAIHWLKDEQDPRLRNWEEFYRNRWAHDKVVRSTHGVNCTGGCTWNIHVKSGIVVWEMQGLDYPHLKGDIPPYEPRGCQRGISFSWYLYSPLRVKYPYVRGTLIDLWREARQQHDDPVEAWQQLVNDPAKRARWQTARGKGGFRRASWDELTELIAAASISTIKQHGSDRIAGFSPIPAMSMISYAAGARLMQLMGGLSLSFYDWYCDLPSASPETWGEQTDVAESADWYNAKLLAVMGANLNMTRTPDCHFAAEARHNGTKMWVFSPDFSQVAKYADEWVAIHAGQDGAWWMAVNHVLLTEVHHQRQVSYFTDYLKTFTDAPYLVELEPVPEGGYRPRQMVRAGRLAQYAEVEHPDWQFLMWDTTTGAPKLPKGSVGYRWAQKETGKWNLLLEDGLDNSPIDPALTFLGDSEEVVQIAIDDYTEATEIMRGVPARRLNLADGSTVLVATIFDVLNATYGVNRGLPGDYPADYDDADRPYTPAWAEKYTGMHRSLLIKFAREWAQTAEATNGKCTIIIGAGINHWYHANLMYRAGIHALMFCGCVGVNGGGLAHYVGQEKLAPQEPWSAIAFARDWFPAARLQNAPSWHYVNTDQWRYESKSTDYHTVPQRQDDRTTVHLHTIDLQARAVRSGWLPFYPQFDRSPMTVVAEARANGASTDEEVVAHTVQRLKSGELKFAIDDPDAENAWPRIFFIWRGNALMASAKGHEYFLKHYLGTHTNTIAKDRAEDSVREVNWHAHAPVGKLDLVVDVNFRMDTSALYSDIVLPAATWYEKADLNSTDMHSFIHPLSAAVPPCWEAKSDWQTFRAIAEKFSQLAQKHFPEPVQDLVMAPLAHDSAAEIAQPQMLDWRAGECEAIPGKTMPAFRVLTRDYRLIHQQFCSFGPLPRQSGLGAHGTSYTIEGEYEDALSELPTISWGGNTYLSLARDEQVCDVILRFATVTNGEMAYRSYLNMEKKTGLPLRELASKDRGVRTSYRDLQSQPRRFVNSPMWSGLLADGRAYSPFTYNVDAMVPWRTLTGRQHFYLDHPMYLEHGEHIPTYKPRPLPTQYADLVETGEVANSMMLNFLTPHGKWHIHSTYGDNQRMTTLSRGCEPLWMNDKDAVELGIVDNDWVEVFNDHGVVCTRAAVSARIPRGICIQYHSPERTYGVPKSPIRGKRRAGGHNSLTRVRLKPNLMAGGYGQFTYHFNYWGPIGCNRDTQILVRKLPELQY